A window of Acidobacteriota bacterium contains these coding sequences:
- a CDS encoding A/G-specific adenine glycosylase, whose amino-acid sequence MKNTSSLDSPAWMRRQLLRWYGRHRRSLPWRAEPGERAEGYRVWVSEIMLQQTRVATVIPYYRRFLERFPDPAALARAPEAEVLAAWSGLGYYRRARQLQAAATIIVERYGGQFPLDAAAARALPGIGEYTAGAILSIAGGLRLAAVDGNGLRIACRLTRRALTLAQARALWAQWLAPRRAGEFNQAVMDLGATVCTPRGPRCEACPLRRVCRSRDHVPAVRPRPAARAVTADYGWLLGGGKAWLCQRSPAARQMSGLWELPTATPSEGATPLLILRHTITNSRITARVFRVRAPAGAGRWWSREQAFQAPLTGLARKMLLRLWPSPLALSLPAGKPAASFPGRARSQP is encoded by the coding sequence GTGAAAAACACGAGCAGCCTCGACAGTCCGGCCTGGATGCGGCGCCAGCTACTGCGCTGGTACGGGCGCCATCGGCGCTCACTGCCCTGGCGGGCGGAGCCAGGCGAGCGGGCGGAGGGCTACCGCGTCTGGGTTTCCGAGATCATGTTGCAGCAGACGCGCGTCGCTACGGTGATTCCCTACTATCGGCGCTTCCTGGAACGATTTCCTGATCCCGCGGCACTGGCGCGGGCGCCGGAAGCCGAAGTACTGGCGGCTTGGAGCGGGCTGGGCTATTACCGGCGGGCGCGGCAGTTGCAGGCGGCGGCGACGATCATCGTCGAGCGGTATGGTGGGCAATTTCCTCTGGATGCGGCTGCGGCGCGGGCACTGCCGGGCATCGGCGAGTACACTGCCGGCGCCATCCTGAGCATTGCGGGTGGTCTCCGTCTGGCGGCGGTGGACGGCAACGGTCTGCGCATTGCCTGCCGGCTTACGCGGCGCGCATTGACGCTTGCGCAGGCGCGCGCACTCTGGGCACAGTGGCTAGCGCCGCGGCGTGCCGGCGAGTTCAATCAAGCGGTCATGGATCTGGGCGCAACCGTCTGTACGCCCCGGGGCCCGCGCTGCGAGGCCTGCCCGCTGCGACGGGTCTGCCGCAGCCGCGACCACGTGCCCGCCGTGAGGCCGCGACCGGCGGCGCGCGCCGTCACCGCCGACTACGGCTGGCTGCTAGGCGGCGGCAAGGCGTGGCTTTGCCAGCGTTCCCCGGCCGCGCGCCAAATGTCGGGCCTGTGGGAGCTGCCCACCGCAACGCCGTCCGAGGGCGCAACACCCCTGCTCATCCTCCGCCATACCATCACCAACTCCCGCATTACGGCCCGCGTCTTTCGCGTGCGCGCTCCGGCTGGCGCTGGCCGCTGGTGGTCGCGCGAGCAGGCGTTCCAGGCGCCGCTTACCGGTCTGGCGCGGAAGATGCTGCTGCGGCTTTGGCCTTCACCGCTAGCTCTTTCGCTACCGGCAGGAAAACCTGCAGCTTCGTTCCCCGGCCGGGCTCGCTCTCAACCGTGA
- a CDS encoding PIN domain-containing protein, translating into MREFLDTSVMIAAFYPDHPHHTPSFGLLRRSRVSQSACALHSLAEVYCNLTRMPAPARVGPDQALLYIASLRERLTQIALVDTDYAQVLESAAAAGLAGAAVYDALLAQCALKFRADVVYTWNLRDFLRLGPEIAARVRTPA; encoded by the coding sequence GTGAGAGAATTTCTCGACACCTCGGTCATGATTGCGGCGTTCTATCCCGACCATCCCCACCATACGCCGAGTTTTGGCCTCCTGCGGCGGTCCCGAGTGTCCCAGTCCGCTTGTGCCTTACACAGTCTGGCCGAAGTTTATTGCAACCTGACGCGGATGCCTGCACCGGCGAGAGTCGGACCAGATCAGGCGCTACTGTACATCGCCAGCCTGCGCGAGAGGCTGACGCAAATCGCACTGGTAGACACCGACTACGCACAGGTGCTGGAAAGCGCCGCGGCCGCAGGTCTCGCGGGTGCTGCGGTCTACGACGCCCTGCTGGCGCAGTGCGCACTGAAGTTCCGTGCCGACGTCGTGTATACCTGGAACCTGCGTGACTTCTTGCGCCTTGGTCCCGAGATCGCCGCTCGAGTACGAACGCCGGCCTAG
- a CDS encoding AbrB/MazE/SpoVT family DNA-binding domain-containing protein, with the protein MNTTIAMDGAGRIVLPKRVREALSLGPGDTLEIAVHEEEITLRPRRNSPPLRKKQGIWVFGGHARFGEGETEELQRKLREERDRHVSGVDG; encoded by the coding sequence GTGAATACCACTATAGCTATGGATGGCGCCGGCCGCATTGTGCTGCCCAAGCGTGTGCGCGAGGCGTTGTCTTTAGGTCCGGGAGACACGCTGGAGATTGCCGTGCATGAGGAGGAAATCACACTCCGTCCTCGTCGCAATAGCCCGCCGCTGCGGAAGAAGCAGGGCATTTGGGTGTTCGGCGGCCACGCTCGTTTCGGCGAGGGTGAAACCGAGGAGCTGCAACGCAAGCTGCGCGAGGAGCGCGACCGCCACGTCTCCGGGGTGGACGGGTGA
- a CDS encoding NAD-dependent malic enzyme — MTEAVIRTHLSGFALLNDPRLNKGTAFSEEERDRFDLHGLLPPHVGTLEEQIARRRQVFDRLPTAFAKYTFMRELQDVNETLFYAFLMHSIEEMLPIVYTPTVGEGCRRFSEIWRRPRGLFLSYPNRQRMEAILGRKHYDRVQCIVVSDGERILGLGDQGAGGMGIPIGKMALYTALGGIHPVRCLPVLLDVGTDSEACLADPLYIGWRHRRIRGQEYDDFIEMFVTAVERRWPHVLLQWEDFAGTNATRLLHRYRNRLCTFNDDIQGTAAAALATLLAGVKKTGGQICDQRIAIFGFGSAGMGIADLLVKALMGEGLTQAEARARIYPIGRPGLLVEGAEGIHSDQMAFVLPRSDVEGWRMQTQGQIGLEDVIRNARITALIGVAAQAGVFTEGAIRALAQNTARPIIFPLSNPTSRCEATPEDLLHWTDGQAIVATGSPFAPVPYGGRSIAIDQANNSYIFPGLALGTLAARGRHVSDGMIMAAATTLAAQSHGESLLPPLTQSRTLSRVIAAAVARQAIREGLSTLSEAGIDAAIADLLWDPVYAGYQVE, encoded by the coding sequence ATGACAGAAGCGGTGATTCGGACGCATCTATCTGGGTTTGCACTGCTTAATGATCCGCGGCTGAACAAGGGTACGGCGTTCAGCGAAGAGGAGCGCGACCGGTTTGATCTGCATGGCCTGCTGCCGCCGCATGTGGGCACGCTGGAGGAACAGATTGCCCGGCGGCGGCAGGTTTTCGATCGGCTGCCGACGGCGTTTGCGAAGTACACCTTCATGCGCGAGCTGCAGGACGTCAATGAAACGCTGTTTTATGCCTTTCTCATGCACTCCATCGAGGAAATGCTGCCCATTGTCTATACGCCGACGGTGGGCGAAGGCTGCCGCCGCTTCAGCGAAATCTGGCGCCGGCCGCGCGGCCTTTTTCTGAGCTATCCCAACCGGCAGCGCATGGAGGCGATCCTCGGCCGCAAGCATTACGACCGGGTGCAGTGCATCGTGGTGAGCGACGGCGAGCGCATTTTGGGGCTGGGCGACCAGGGGGCCGGCGGCATGGGCATCCCCATCGGCAAAATGGCGCTCTACACGGCGCTGGGCGGCATTCATCCCGTCCGCTGCCTGCCGGTTCTGCTCGACGTCGGCACCGATAGCGAGGCCTGCCTCGCCGACCCGCTCTATATCGGCTGGCGCCACCGCCGTATCCGTGGCCAGGAGTATGACGATTTTATTGAAATGTTCGTCACGGCGGTCGAGCGGCGCTGGCCACACGTCTTGCTGCAATGGGAGGACTTTGCCGGCACGAACGCCACGCGGCTGCTGCACCGCTACCGCAATCGCTTGTGTACCTTTAATGACGACATCCAGGGTACGGCAGCAGCGGCGCTGGCCACGCTGCTGGCTGGGGTCAAAAAAACGGGCGGACAAATCTGCGATCAGCGGATTGCCATTTTTGGTTTTGGCTCGGCGGGTATGGGTATCGCCGACTTGCTGGTCAAGGCGCTGATGGGCGAGGGACTGACTCAGGCCGAAGCTCGGGCGCGCATTTATCCGATCGGGCGGCCTGGCTTGCTGGTCGAAGGCGCCGAGGGCATTCATTCTGACCAGATGGCCTTCGTGCTCCCGCGCAGCGATGTGGAGGGCTGGCGCATGCAGACTCAAGGCCAGATTGGCCTTGAAGACGTCATCCGCAATGCCCGAATAACCGCTTTGATTGGCGTGGCCGCGCAGGCCGGCGTGTTCACCGAAGGCGCCATCCGCGCGCTCGCACAGAACACCGCACGGCCCATCATTTTTCCGCTGTCAAACCCGACCTCGCGCTGCGAAGCCACCCCCGAGGACCTGCTGCACTGGACGGATGGCCAGGCGATCGTCGCTACCGGCAGCCCCTTCGCGCCGGTGCCGTACGGTGGACGTAGTATTGCCATCGACCAAGCCAACAACTCGTATATCTTCCCTGGCCTCGCGCTGGGCACGCTGGCAGCTCGCGGGCGGCATGTCTCCGACGGCATGATTATGGCTGCGGCAACCACGCTGGCGGCGCAGAGCCACGGCGAGAGCCTCCTGCCGCCGCTGACCCAATCGCGCACGCTGAGCCGGGTAATCGCCGCCGCCGTCGCACGGCAGGCGATCCGCGAAGGACTGTCAACGCTCTCGGAAGCGGGCATCGACGCCGCCATCGCGGATCTGCTCTGGGATCCGGTTTACGCAGGCTATCAGGTCGAGTAA
- a CDS encoding chloride channel protein — MRATYSRDLHKWILYAPILGVITGLLITLIAKTILEWLWPPVLALYLAHPIWIVPGLATGFLIAGLLMQYLTPDPNDHSTEEIIRAFFERRSEIKMKPFVPKLLAAVATVGMGGSAALEGPSIYGGGALGSWMWARLRKMGVKLEPRDRRILLISGAAAGMSAVFRAPFTGVIFALEMPYKDDLAHEALMPALIASVVAFATLALFMGAQPLFNFGGAGTATWTSRDLLWSALLGGICGLISMPFTITFRRFREFMVHWKAPHWFKMLLGGLGTAACGLIFLQMFPGHLVPLGPNYEAVGIILLHVHSSLELVAFGFLKLLATLFSLGSGGVSAMFVPLFLSGSSFGTAFAQSVVHSSSLNLFAAVGMASFIAAGYKTPLTAVVFVAEATGGHSFIVPVLIGAAVAYAVSGQASASGDQRLHEGVTVEELTQIHVQDAMQRHIATAEASWTLRRFAEAATGATNYASYPVLDHGKVLGTIAVPALTHVPPEQWDHVRVSDLMDREWASIAPDANLQDALRRLVVKRREHLLLVVNDQGHLDGIVSQTDILAAMNAAHRGGEHSLRGSEEEEEA, encoded by the coding sequence ATGCGGGCCACCTATTCCCGCGACCTGCACAAATGGATCTTGTATGCGCCGATTCTGGGCGTAATTACCGGCCTGCTGATCACCCTCATCGCCAAGACCATCCTGGAATGGTTATGGCCGCCGGTCCTGGCCTTGTATCTGGCCCACCCGATCTGGATCGTCCCCGGCCTGGCCACCGGTTTTTTGATTGCCGGGCTGCTGATGCAATATCTGACGCCCGACCCGAACGATCACTCGACGGAGGAGATCATTCGCGCCTTTTTCGAGCGCCGCTCGGAAATCAAGATGAAGCCGTTCGTCCCCAAGCTGCTGGCTGCCGTGGCCACCGTGGGCATGGGGGGTAGCGCGGCCCTCGAGGGGCCGAGCATTTATGGCGGCGGCGCGCTCGGCTCGTGGATGTGGGCGCGGCTGCGCAAAATGGGGGTCAAGCTGGAACCGCGCGACCGCCGTATCCTGCTCATCAGCGGCGCCGCGGCGGGCATGTCGGCGGTATTCCGCGCGCCCTTCACGGGCGTCATCTTCGCGCTGGAAATGCCCTATAAGGACGACCTGGCGCATGAGGCCCTGATGCCGGCGCTGATCGCTTCGGTGGTGGCGTTTGCCACGCTGGCTCTCTTCATGGGCGCGCAGCCGTTATTCAATTTCGGCGGAGCCGGAACCGCCACCTGGACGAGCCGCGACCTGCTCTGGTCGGCGCTGCTGGGCGGCATCTGCGGCCTCATCTCCATGCCCTTCACGATCACCTTCCGGCGCTTCCGCGAGTTCATGGTGCACTGGAAAGCGCCGCACTGGTTCAAGATGTTGCTCGGCGGACTGGGCACGGCAGCCTGCGGCCTGATCTTCCTGCAGATGTTTCCCGGACACTTGGTGCCGCTGGGCCCGAACTACGAGGCGGTCGGCATCATTCTCCTGCATGTACACAGTTCGCTCGAGCTGGTGGCGTTCGGCTTCCTCAAACTCCTGGCGACACTGTTTTCGCTGGGTTCCGGCGGCGTCAGCGCCATGTTCGTGCCGCTGTTCCTTTCGGGCAGCTCCTTTGGCACCGCGTTCGCGCAAAGCGTGGTCCATTCCAGCTCGCTGAATCTATTCGCCGCGGTGGGCATGGCCTCGTTCATTGCCGCCGGCTACAAGACCCCGCTGACGGCTGTCGTGTTCGTCGCCGAAGCCACGGGCGGGCACTCCTTTATCGTGCCCGTGCTGATTGGCGCAGCAGTGGCGTACGCGGTGTCGGGGCAGGCGTCGGCATCAGGCGATCAGCGGCTGCACGAAGGCGTCACGGTGGAAGAATTGACCCAGATTCATGTGCAGGACGCCATGCAGCGCCACATCGCGACCGCTGAGGCAAGCTGGACCCTGCGGCGCTTTGCCGAAGCTGCCACCGGCGCCACCAACTACGCGTCCTATCCAGTGCTCGACCATGGCAAGGTGTTGGGCACGATAGCCGTCCCGGCGCTCACGCATGTGCCGCCGGAGCAGTGGGATCACGTGCGCGTGAGCGACCTAATGGACCGCGAATGGGCCTCGATTGCGCCCGACGCCAACCTCCAGGACGCGCTGCGCCGGCTGGTCGTGAAGCGCCGTGAGCACCTGCTGCTGGTGGTCAACGATCAGGGCCATCTGGACGGCATCGTCTCCCAGACGGATATTCTCGCCGCCATGAACGCGGCTCACCGCGGCGGCGAGCACTCCCTGCGCGGCAGCGAAGAAGAAGAAGAAGCCTGA
- a CDS encoding FtsX-like permease family protein — MVPFRNTRVAGGIGGGKPGIWAAAAAVKSRTRAQEKTRMAAWYTRRMREWKLHLVIVAALALGIGANLAIFSGLDAVLLRSLPVGQPWQIYFARNGLPSQPDTEFSSAVVRQMRAAVPTAQLACFTEGYEMFTPRPGAPPQMVATQLVSPNYFTLLGVRATRGRVLDSGDAAALAAVLGYAYWLQHYDGRPVVGKTITLNGVALDIIGIAPPGFYGLSKARPADAWVPMGLQQRLHYAGSAYMDSGRGAVDPTKPWDTQSGIHWLNVVARIPGAATAPGIAAAATAAERNVEAPYAAQGPKSRDAVWFVRGSTGLAYLSKEIAAPLELLLGMAGLVLLIACADVALLLLARGMSRRREWAVRLALGAGQGRLLRNALASSLALAALGAGLGLALAFWGRSALMALLGVRLPAGTVALDARVLSFSVATAVITGLLFGLAPAWLAARVNVNEALKSEGGGQQSARARGWSWLIGAQVALSLVLLLAASLLALSLVRLLRLRPGFATASVISATIAPRSAGYTPATFPGLEHRLLLARLNAEPGVASATIASIGVLAGNSYGSTLSVEPNGVRHVHTEEDSVSPGFFSTLGIPLLRGRRFRAGDDAHAPQVVIVNEVFVRRYLTDCQPLGAVINDFRDATVVGVVADARVHGADQPVPPMVYHPQAQDPESSHFLAVRFRGDASAGIAEIRSALAQIAPTMPVISLHTLQDRLRAGLGGERALADLSGAFALLALLLAALGIYGVMSYAVARREQEVGIRMALGARPREILLLVLQSALTIVGFGLAAGLAMALPLAHLLRHGLHGLSPLDPAAIALSLGVLLLVAVAAAALPALRASRVVPWSALRRE; from the coding sequence ATGGTGCCGTTCCGCAACACCAGAGTCGCCGGTGGCATCGGCGGCGGGAAACCGGGAATTTGGGCAGCAGCGGCAGCGGTAAAAAGCAGAACGAGAGCGCAGGAAAAAACTCGCATGGCAGCATGGTACACTCGCCGCATGCGAGAGTGGAAGCTGCACCTCGTCATCGTGGCCGCGCTGGCGCTCGGCATTGGCGCCAATCTTGCGATTTTTAGCGGCCTCGACGCGGTGCTGCTGCGCTCGCTGCCCGTCGGCCAGCCATGGCAAATTTACTTCGCCCGCAACGGCCTGCCTTCCCAGCCGGATACGGAGTTTTCCTCCGCCGTCGTGCGGCAGATGCGAGCTGCCGTACCCACCGCACAATTGGCCTGCTTCACCGAGGGGTACGAAATGTTCACTCCTCGCCCGGGTGCGCCGCCGCAGATGGTCGCGACGCAATTAGTCAGCCCGAACTACTTCACCCTGCTCGGCGTTCGGGCCACGCGCGGCCGCGTGCTTGATTCCGGCGATGCGGCAGCGCTCGCTGCTGTGCTGGGCTACGCGTATTGGCTTCAGCACTACGATGGCCGTCCGGTTGTCGGCAAGACGATTACCCTGAATGGCGTGGCGCTCGACATCATCGGCATAGCGCCGCCTGGATTCTACGGCTTGAGCAAGGCCCGGCCAGCCGACGCCTGGGTTCCCATGGGCTTGCAGCAGCGGCTGCATTACGCTGGCAGCGCCTATATGGATAGCGGCCGCGGCGCCGTCGATCCTACGAAGCCCTGGGACACACAATCTGGCATTCACTGGCTGAATGTCGTGGCGCGGATTCCGGGTGCGGCGACCGCCCCCGGCATTGCAGCCGCAGCCACGGCGGCAGAGCGGAATGTCGAGGCGCCGTATGCGGCGCAGGGGCCGAAAAGCCGTGATGCCGTTTGGTTTGTTCGCGGCAGCACCGGCCTGGCCTACCTGAGTAAAGAAATCGCCGCACCGCTCGAGTTGCTGCTGGGGATGGCCGGACTCGTCCTGTTGATCGCCTGCGCCGACGTTGCCCTGCTTCTGCTGGCGCGAGGGATGTCGCGCCGGCGCGAATGGGCGGTTCGCCTGGCGCTCGGCGCAGGGCAGGGAAGACTGCTGCGGAACGCCCTCGCCAGCTCGCTGGCGCTGGCTGCGCTCGGCGCCGGACTGGGCCTAGCGCTGGCCTTCTGGGGTCGCTCGGCGCTGATGGCACTGCTGGGCGTGCGGCTGCCGGCTGGAACGGTCGCGCTCGATGCGCGCGTGCTGAGCTTCAGCGTTGCCACCGCAGTCATCACGGGCCTGCTATTCGGGCTGGCCCCAGCCTGGCTCGCCGCCCGCGTCAACGTCAATGAGGCCCTCAAGAGCGAAGGCGGCGGCCAGCAATCCGCGCGAGCCCGAGGCTGGTCCTGGCTGATCGGAGCCCAGGTCGCGCTCTCGCTGGTGCTGCTGCTGGCGGCATCCTTACTGGCGTTGAGTCTGGTGCGCCTGCTCCGCCTGCGCCCAGGGTTTGCCACGGCTTCAGTGATCAGCGCCACCATCGCGCCACGCTCCGCTGGTTACACGCCGGCCACGTTTCCCGGGCTCGAGCACAGGCTGCTGTTGGCGCGGCTCAACGCCGAGCCCGGGGTTGCGAGTGCCACCATCGCCAGTATCGGCGTGCTGGCCGGCAACAGCTACGGGAGTACGTTGTCGGTCGAGCCCAATGGCGTCCGCCATGTTCACACGGAGGAAGATTCTGTTTCGCCGGGCTTTTTCAGCACCCTTGGCATCCCGCTGCTGCGCGGCCGCCGTTTTCGTGCCGGCGATGATGCGCATGCGCCGCAGGTCGTCATTGTGAACGAGGTGTTTGTGCGCCGCTACCTCACCGATTGCCAGCCGCTGGGGGCGGTGATCAACGATTTCCGCGATGCGACGGTTGTGGGCGTGGTTGCTGATGCGCGCGTCCACGGGGCGGATCAGCCCGTACCGCCTATGGTCTATCACCCGCAGGCGCAAGACCCCGAGTCGTCACATTTCCTTGCGGTGCGCTTCCGCGGCGACGCCAGCGCCGGTATCGCGGAAATCCGCTCGGCTCTCGCGCAGATCGCCCCGACGATGCCGGTCATCTCGCTGCACACGCTGCAGGATCGTCTGCGCGCAGGTCTGGGCGGCGAGCGCGCGCTGGCCGATCTGAGTGGCGCCTTCGCCCTTTTGGCACTGCTGCTCGCGGCGCTTGGTATTTATGGCGTCATGAGCTACGCGGTGGCGCGGCGGGAGCAGGAGGTGGGCATTCGCATGGCCCTCGGCGCCCGTCCGAGGGAAATCCTGCTCTTGGTTCTGCAGTCGGCCCTGACCATAGTGGGCTTCGGTCTCGCTGCCGGCCTGGCAATGGCCTTGCCGCTGGCGCACCTGCTCCGCCACGGTCTGCACGGCCTGTCACCCCTCGATCCTGCGGCTATAGCGCTGTCGCTGGGCGTGCTTCTGCTGGTTGCGGTTGCGGCGGCTGCATTGCCCGCACTCCGTGCCTCGCGCGTCGTCCCCTGGTCCGCCCTGCGAAGGGAGTAA
- a CDS encoding amidohydrolase, with protein MRRVYHAAMRVFSCALVLLFTAAAAAQIPGFPPPMPPATLVLRNGTIETLNPLQPEVEALAVRDGRIEALGSNAAIAHYIGAGTKVLDLHGAFVTPGFIEGHGHLMDTGQDTMELNVGKAPNWDAIVAMVKAAAAKARPGQWIIGAGWQQSKWNRVPQPNVDGLPLRASLDAVSPNNPVMLEHASGHAIFVNGAALKLAAIRRATPNPPGGTIVRDASGIAIGMLRDTAAGLVRRAYNRYLQTLPASALAAQRERALHLAVENEISKGITTFVDMGESFQTVDWLKQEAAKGLPLRLYVNINGEPVSALEARLPQYKIIGYANNHFTVHGIGEITSDGALGTRSAWFLQPYSDAPSITGKNVVAMSTIRQMAEIAARDGFQVSVHAIGDRANRETLNLFQQIFTADPAAHALRWRIEHAQHLQPSDIARFGKLGVIASMQSIHACSDAPFVVTRLGETRAREGAYVWHSLTSTGAIVLDGTDTPVEDTNPIPNFFCGVTRREGNGTYFFPAQKKTRMQELRDYTWNNAYAIIEENEVGSLAPGKLADMDVFSGDLLTIPAADILRTRVLYTIIGGAIVYTRPGAAAWRKGQFFPAMPEFDHVN; from the coding sequence ATGCGGCGAGTGTACCATGCTGCCATGCGAGTTTTTTCCTGCGCTCTCGTTCTGCTTTTTACCGCTGCCGCTGCTGCCCAAATTCCCGGTTTCCCGCCGCCGATGCCACCGGCGACTCTGGTGTTGCGGAACGGCACCATTGAAACGCTGAATCCGCTGCAGCCGGAAGTCGAAGCGCTGGCCGTGCGCGATGGCAGGATTGAAGCCCTGGGCAGCAATGCGGCCATCGCCCATTACATCGGCGCCGGAACCAAAGTGCTCGACCTGCACGGCGCCTTTGTTACGCCGGGCTTCATCGAGGGTCACGGCCATCTGATGGACACGGGCCAGGACACGATGGAGCTGAACGTGGGCAAGGCGCCGAACTGGGACGCGATTGTCGCCATGGTCAAGGCAGCGGCTGCCAAGGCCAGGCCAGGGCAATGGATCATCGGAGCGGGCTGGCAGCAGAGCAAATGGAACCGCGTGCCGCAACCCAATGTCGATGGCCTGCCCCTCCGCGCTTCGCTCGATGCGGTTTCACCCAATAATCCCGTGATGCTGGAGCATGCCAGCGGCCACGCCATTTTCGTGAACGGCGCGGCGCTCAAGCTGGCAGCCATCAGGCGCGCCACGCCCAACCCGCCCGGCGGGACGATTGTGCGCGATGCCTCCGGCATCGCCATCGGCATGCTCCGCGACACCGCTGCGGGGCTGGTCCGCCGCGCCTACAACCGCTATCTGCAAACACTGCCCGCTTCGGCACTGGCGGCTCAGCGCGAGCGCGCGCTGCACCTGGCGGTCGAGAACGAAATCAGCAAGGGCATCACCACCTTCGTGGATATGGGCGAAAGCTTCCAGACGGTGGACTGGCTCAAACAGGAAGCCGCAAAAGGGCTACCCCTGCGGCTGTACGTAAACATTAACGGCGAGCCGGTCTCGGCGCTCGAGGCGCGCCTGCCGCAGTACAAGATCATCGGCTACGCCAACAATCATTTCACCGTGCACGGCATCGGCGAAATCACCAGCGATGGCGCGCTGGGCACGCGCAGCGCCTGGTTTCTCCAGCCGTATTCGGATGCACCCAGCATCACCGGCAAAAATGTAGTCGCCATGAGCACCATTCGCCAGATGGCGGAAATCGCCGCCAGGGATGGCTTTCAGGTTTCGGTCCATGCCATCGGCGACCGCGCCAACCGCGAAACGCTGAACCTGTTTCAGCAAATCTTCACTGCCGACCCGGCGGCGCACGCGCTGCGCTGGCGCATCGAGCACGCGCAGCACTTACAGCCGAGCGACATTGCGCGCTTCGGCAAACTGGGCGTGATCGCCTCGATGCAGTCCATCCACGCCTGCTCGGATGCGCCCTTTGTCGTCACCCGCCTCGGCGAAACGCGCGCACGCGAAGGCGCTTACGTGTGGCATTCGCTCACCTCCACCGGTGCGATTGTGCTCGATGGCACCGACACGCCGGTCGAAGACACCAACCCGATTCCCAACTTCTTTTGCGGCGTGACCCGGCGCGAGGGCAATGGCACGTACTTCTTCCCGGCGCAGAAGAAGACGCGGATGCAGGAACTACGCGACTACACCTGGAACAACGCTTACGCCATCATCGAGGAGAACGAGGTCGGCTCGCTCGCCCCCGGCAAGCTGGCCGACATGGACGTGTTCTCCGGCGACCTGCTGACCATTCCCGCCGCGGACATCCTCCGCACGCGCGTGCTCTACACCATCATCGGCGGCGCGATCGTCTACACGCGCCCGGGCGCGGCGGCCTGGCGCAAGGGCCAGTTCTTCCCCGCCATGCCCGAGTTCGACCATGTGAATTAG